In Gossypium hirsutum isolate 1008001.06 chromosome A10, Gossypium_hirsutum_v2.1, whole genome shotgun sequence, the DNA window tgaagcgcattatcctcctatttatgcaTTAGGGGAAGAATTATGAGTAATTCTAAACATTGTGTCGAAAAtaacaaatatgattaaaatcacaagataatataatgataaaattgcattttaatttttcaaaaaattattatttattactgataCTTTAATAGCGATTTTCTAACTTGTCTTTGATACTTTAATAGCGATTTTCTAACTTGTCTTTACATATTGGTCacaaatctttaatttttattaaattacatcattaatttattaattataagaatttaaagatataattggatgaaattaaaaattgCGTCTTACAAATTCGGGGATCTAAAAAGTAAATTACCTGATttccattttaaaatttgatattggtTTTGTAAATTATTACAGTCTGTGCCACTTTACCTTTCGGAAATGGCGCCATACAGATACAGAGGAGCATTGAACATAGGCTTCCAACTATCAATTACGGTCGGTATCCTCATTGCCAACGTGCTGAACTATTTCTTCAACAAGATCGAAGGCGGCTGGGGGTGGCGGCTGAGCTTAGGCGGCGCGATGGTTCCCGCCTTGATCATCACCGTTGGCTCTTTAATCCTCCCCGATACACCCAATTCCATGATCGAACGTGGCCAAACCGAGGAAGCCAAGGCCAAGCTCAAGAGGATCCGTGGTGTTGACGATGTCGACGAAGAATTCAGGGACCTCGTAGCGGCCAGCGATGCGTCGAAACTCGTCGAACATCCGTGGGGGAACTTGTTGCAAAGGAAGTATAGGCCTCATTTAACGATGGCTATACTCATTCCTTTTTTTCAACAATTGACTGGAATCAATGTGATTATGTTTTATGCTCCCGTTTTGTTCAACACCATCGGTTTCAAAGACGATGCTGCCCTCATGTCCGCTGTAATTACCGGTGCCGTTAACGTCGGTGCAACGTTGGTTTCGATATATGGAGTTGATAAGTGGGGACGGAGATTCCTTTTCCTAGAGGGTGGAGTTCAAATGTTGATCTGCCAGGTACTTTTGAGATTTTTCTTAACCTTGAAAATTATACCCATTACAATCGAgttaatttagattttaaaaattttgaattaattcaatTTAGGTCAATTTCAAATTTGGATCATAGAATCGCCCTAAATTTTGAGTTCTAATCGTTGCTTCggattttagttattttaaattttggtcatTTAAATTAGAGGTTCGAGCTTTTTGAATCATGTCATTACATGTTCACATTATTTCGGGTTCTGGTCAATTCaggtttaatttatttcaattactttTTGGTCACTTTAAGTTCAAATCATTCCGAATTACAATAAATTTCAAGTTGAGATTATTTTAAGCTCAGGTTATTTTGGTTTTAGTTGTTTTATGTTTAAGTTGTTGGGTTTGAGGGTctgatttttgaattttgatctAAACTGATTTAACTCAATTCGAGTTATTTGTTCGGGCCATTTCGAATTCAACTCATTTTTGGGTTGTTTTAGGTTTAAGTTATTGGATTTGAGGCTCTGATTTTTCGAGTTTTGGTCCGTTCAGGTTTAAGTAAATTCAAGTCACTTGTTTGAACTATTTCAAATTCAACTAATTTTTGAGTTGGAATTattttgagttgaatttggaTTGCTTGAGTTCTAagttattgattttatataattaaattgagtTGGATTGAATTTCAATTTCGAGTAAAAATTTACACGTTTATTAAAAACCAATGTTAGTAGCAATTGGTGCTAAAATGTGCTACCTTTGCTGCTTTTTCAGGCAGTTGTGGCAGCTTGCATTGGTGCTAGGTTTGGGACCAACGGTGACCCTGGTGACTTACCCAAATGGTATGCCGTTGTAGTAGTGCTTTTCATTTGCATTTACGTGGCCGGGTTTGCCTGGTCATGGGGACCCCTCGGATGGTTGGTACCTAGTGAAATTTTCCCATTAGAAATCCGATCGGCTGCGCAAAGTATCAACGTCTCCGTCAACATGCTTTTCACGTTTGCGGTGGCTCAAGTGTTCTTAACCATGCTTTGCCACTTGAAATTCGGGCTTTTCCTCTTCTTCGCTTTCTTCGTGCTAATAATGTCCATATTCGTGTACTTTTTCTTACCCGAAACAAAGGGTATTCCGATCGAAGAAATGAACCAAGTATGGAAAACACATTGGTACTGGTCCCGATTCGTCGAAGACCTCGATTACCCCAATGGAGGCATGGAGATGAGCAAGGGAGGGCAAGGTCCAAAAAATGTGTAATTCCCCTTTGATTGATTGCCTTCTCATTTCAAATTTTAGCTTTTGGTTGGTTGTGTAGTACATATGTTATTGATTTCATAAATGTTGTTCACCTTATTGAAGTATAAACAAATTATAGATGAAATTGAAAACAAAACCTTGATTTATCAGAATGTTACACaagcaaaatgaaaaataaatggttaaattctaattttaatctctctaatatgctcaaatttaaaatttaacctttCTCCTTTAATGATGCTTATAAAAATTTTCGCTAATTAATGCAATATCATTATAAGTAGCCTCGATTTTGTGGCTAATTAATTGAGACGAATTAATGAGGGAATTGGGCATGATTTGTTTGTCAATTTCTTCACGGTCTTTCACTGACGCAACACAGGAGAATTGCATGAGACTATGTCATTTATTATTTTGTGGAAAGGCAATCTTTTTCTATGTCCCAAAATATCAGACCCTTTTTAAgtgacttttattttaaaaatatataaaacggTGATTTCACTATTCGAAAGGTTTTACTTAAgtgattgaattatttgaaaatttttatttaagtttttcttAAGTCCAGTTAACAAAATTCAAGTGATGATTCAACGACCGGCACAATGGACCAGTACCCATCGATGAGTAGAAGAGTATACCTTGAATTCAAGTCAATCTGATGATTAGTATCGAAGATcggagaagaaagttgtttggattttgggTTGCAAATTTGTGatgtttaaagttgtttcatgaaaaaaattaaattatagaagAGAAAGGGAAAAAGAATTTTCAATTAGTGCAGGCGGTGCCAATGGAAAAGGCTATACACTAGCGATTTTAATAGCCTAAtgacttaaattaaaacttttaaatagttcaatgataattttataattttttgaaattaagtgatcaaatcgtaaatttactaataatttagtaacctCTTAAActtatatgatatgtatataatatgttatGTTAACTATGAGATGTGGTGTGTTTGTTGCTCACTTTATTTCTTGATCAAGAGGTTAGGGGTTTGATTCCAACCCATGGAAATAAAGTATATTTAATGGCCAACCATTTATCTTTTTGGAGAGCACATGCAGCAAGGGAATCAGTCACTACTACCAATGGTGCATATCTTgctttggacaaaaaaaaagatGCATTACGTAAATTGTATTTAGACATGAGGGTTGAGTTTGGATCCAAATCAATTCGGAttttaaaatttgtcatttttgtTCATGGCAAAGTTAGAGATTTTTGGGGTAAGAAAGtgttatgttataattgtttggaggcaaaaattgaaattttaccaCTATACTAACTAATTATTTTACAAGTTTTAATTGGACTCTAAAGTAGTTGTACCATTTTTTTGTTGGGTTTTctattcaaatcaatttcaagtTTAATGTTGTTTTGAGTTCAATCATTCTAAATTTTGGTTACTTCAAGTTACCGTCAATTTGGGTTACTAGTTTGAATCATTTTGGATTCAAGTCATTTTAAGTGGGATTATTTTAGATTCAGATTATTTTAGATTCAAtcaatttgagtttgaattaaaCAAGTTCgaattatttactttttataataaaattaaattggatCAAGTTTGAATTCGAGTTGATTGAATCGTGTTCTTGAGATTGGATCAGAACTTATAGCTCtataattattgaattttaattttttcaaaaaaaattggtaACAAGGAAAAAGAGAACAACAATCAAGACGAAGTTGATAATCATGGCAATATTAACTTGAGCCACTGAAGACCACAAACCATGACAACGTGCTCCATGTTAACTTGGCAAACCACAAACATACTGCCTGTGCCTAATCTTTTAAATCAAGATGTAGATTAGATTTTGTTGAACAAATTCTTATCAAGTGTCAAACTCCATTGCACGTTAGAACAAGGTATGGGAATTCAGCTACTATGAAATTTCTTATCGAGTCTCGCACAGAAATTACTGACGCAGTTAAGGAGATGCTCAGACATTAATCACGGGGCGGAGCCGGTGAGATAGGCACACGGGCCTTAGCCTCTGAAAAATGGTAAGATTGGAATTAGATCCCAAAAATTTAGTCACTcaaaaacttataatttaattctaactcCTTGAATATTTTTTTGGATTCGCCGGTGATTAAAAATGACATGGGGCAATGGAGAACAGTTGCATTCCCTTGGGAAGCAACAAAATCGCAATCACTTATCTACAAAAGCCAGATGGTTGCTACTAGAGTTTTTCAAGTTACCAATTACAGAAAATTCAGctcacttttatatatatataacaataaaaACATCGAAAGATATCGAGTTTCCGACCATTCTTCCAGATGAAACACGTTACATGAAAAGATTTTAGGGGCATACGCAAAGAGATGAATATATAGAATTACAATGACATGATAAAGCAATTACCGGTTTAAACCGAGTCTACACCTTCAACCTGTTGCCGAGCAAGGTACCGTTCTCTTCGCTCTTTCTGGAGAATAGAAATCGACAGTGATTTGAATAATGCATGTCATACaagtaaaaaaaacatatatatgagaaagaagaagaagaagaaacttaCCCATTCGTCTATGACGAGTCCTTCCCCGATAATCTTTGGACCTGCATCCTCTGGAGGCTTTTTGCGTGCCTCGAGTTCAGCATCGGCATCAGCTAATTGGCGTTTCAGTTTTTCCAGAGCCTTCATAAAGTCAAGAAGCACAAACCATAAAGATTTAGATAAGTTTTTATGTTCGCAACAATCTTGATGAGCAAATGTATAAGATGGTATGCTGCTAATAGTACTTACAGGACAAGGACGGCCAGGATCGAGAAAAACGACTCGTAGTATTTGCTCTATTGCCACTTGATCCTTCAGATCATCGAACTGCAAAAACCGGTCACCTAAGATTAATTACACCGTAAGTTGAAATGTGCCCGACTTTATGAAGGGGAAGAAAAGTTCAGATAGGTGGAAGAGCAATTAATAGAGCATCAAACAAGGGCAGCCAGACAACTCCAAAAATGGTTGAAAGAAACCATGCAAGCCTATATCAAAAATGGGGCTAACAAGAGGTTCTCGTCCCATCAGGTATCAAAATCCGGCATACGTCACATTTAGAAGTCAATTTACAGCAAGACCAGGACATCTTGATGACAAAAGAAAACACGGCCCCATAGCACAGTAATTTAATTATGTTACAGAGTGCAGACAGTACTTATAATGTAATACATTATCCTATCAAGCCAATTATTAGCAGAGCATTAACCATAAACTAAATATTATATGCATCAACAGAATTCAACTTTATTCATCATAAGATCACCAGCATCTAAAtgcaatcaaattaaaaaaagtcTCTTTTTCTTTGTGAATCATATAAAAACACAAAGTTTTATAGGAGAAATTCGACGCACCAGCTCAGATACATAGTCCATTGGACCTTTCACCTTGAGACTCATGATTTTGAACTTAACTTTGCGCTTTTGATCCATTGGTTTTTCATTGTTCTGTGGAGGTTCTACAAACTTGAACACTAGCAGATCCATTCGAAATACGAAACGAAATTCATAAGAATCTTTCAGAAGACATGAACAACGTTCAAGACATATATTCTTGCCAAATACATAACACGGACAAGAACTAATAAACGAAAACGTGCAAGCATGAAGAAACACTTACCCGTTACTATGATGCCCTCACCGGGGGCAAGGATCGCACCCGGAGGGCGCATGAAACAACTCTTTGGTGCTGTTGTTTGAAACTAAATTAACCAACAGAAACAAAAATGGCTAGCTCGTTACAAAATTCATCAAAGCGATACCACATTTAACTATTAACAGAATAAGAAAGACAAATACAGGGCAATGATGAAGATGAAATGCTTCAAAGGTTTaagttttttaagttttaaatttaaaggAGTATACCTTGAAAGCTGCATATGACTTGCTAGTGTTTTTTATCCTCACCGCGCTCCTCACCTGTTTGCCAGGTTCATCTTGAGaacagaaaacaaaacaaaaatactcaatcaagaataattattttacatAATAAAAACGGTTAATTACGCTAAACAACCTCAAACTACAACCCAATTTTTTAAAACTggtccctaaatttcaaaatggTCTAATCGAGTCCTATCgtatcaattaagtacttctatcAGCCTAAATATTAACTTGGGTATTAAAGACCAATTCAAATCTGACATGAAGCAAAACATGTAGAACATACTGTAAGCACATGTATGGTGATTGCATGAACAACTTAAATATGTcgtgttaaaaaataattattctaaaTATAGTGACACTTTTGATTCAAATTGTGTATGTGATAGCTATatacatgttttaaatatattctaTTTCATATTCATACTGACATTTAACATCTAAATTGACGATTAGGATAATGGAAAGATCTAACTAATATAATAGTTATACTTATAGAATATTACGAAGTTTAAATACCAATTTAAAATCTGGAGGATAGTTTGGGACCCTTGGTGAAATTAACCagcttttaaaaataaatcaaataggaAATTAAATGAACCGCGtcaaaaattccttccttatTTCTAGCCAATTAGCCATATTCATTTCgcagtaattttttttaattcaaataattatcagcaaatttaaatttcttttaaaaaaaaaaactaaaactataaaatatatgcTACCTTTTACCAGTTACTTTAATT includes these proteins:
- the LOC107924922 gene encoding vesicle-associated protein 4-2 → MAIGAEHKSQSDGRVWGFFKLPFRQTGNATGTTSSSSLSSSLYGETQPQNEGSNRHASANSVSAVAKSLLPTRRRLKLDPANKLYFPYEPGKQVRSAVRIKNTSKSYAAFKFQTTAPKSCFMRPPGAILAPGEGIIVTVFKFVEPPQNNEKPMDQKRKVKFKIMSLKVKGPMDYVSELFDDLKDQVAIEQILRVVFLDPGRPCPALEKLKRQLADADAELEARKKPPEDAGPKIIGEGLVIDEWKERRERYLARQQVEGVDSV
- the LOC107924896 gene encoding sugar carrier protein C, with the translated sequence MPAVGGIGPGTGKEYPGNLTLYVLVTCIVAAMGGLIFGYDIGISGGVTTMTPFLQKFFPSVWRKKEADKTKNQYCQYDSQTLTMFTSSLYLAALLASLVASTVTRKLGRKLSMLFGGLLFFSGALINGFAKAVWMLIVGRILLGFGVGFANQSVPLYLSEMAPYRYRGALNIGFQLSITVGILIANVLNYFFNKIEGGWGWRLSLGGAMVPALIITVGSLILPDTPNSMIERGQTEEAKAKLKRIRGVDDVDEEFRDLVAASDASKLVEHPWGNLLQRKYRPHLTMAILIPFFQQLTGINVIMFYAPVLFNTIGFKDDAALMSAVITGAVNVGATLVSIYGVDKWGRRFLFLEGGVQMLICQAVVAACIGARFGTNGDPGDLPKWYAVVVVLFICIYVAGFAWSWGPLGWLVPSEIFPLEIRSAAQSINVSVNMLFTFAVAQVFLTMLCHLKFGLFLFFAFFVLIMSIFVYFFLPETKGIPIEEMNQVWKTHWYWSRFVEDLDYPNGGMEMSKGGQGPKNV